ttatttatctcaaAGAATAATCAGTGTTATTAAGAGGAGGTGAGTCTCTTATTCATATTATCTATCGTCATTTGCATAATCTCAAGTAGCGGATTTCTTTCTTCAGACACTCGATTTCTTGGTCTTTCTGTTTCAAAATCGACATTAAAAATTCGTGTTGTTGTATTTCGGAGCTCAATTGCGATTCGAACTCATCTGTTGTCTCGCATAATTTTTTCGCGGTGTATCTGGCAGCTATTAGAGCCTGTTGCTTACGTTCAGCAAGACACTTGACTTGTTCCCTCAGAATTCGACATTGATGGCATTCTTTTGAATCAGAATCCTGGACTGTTCCTTCTACGATCATTTTTAATTCGTTgttctctttttttattgagtacAGTTCATCGGATAAGGACTCGTATTCTCGAGCTGCttgctgagattttttttcatgatcgtTGATCAtctgaaaatagaaaatttacttTGTCATTTACACTTCCAGAAGAGAAAATTAACTCTCTTacggtttttattttttttattttttctctcagattctcaatgattttttccttcgtcAATAATTCACATCTGCAGTCCTCTTTACAGTGGTCCGTTTCTTTCTTGAAACTATCCGCAGCTTTTGATTCTTCGTTTAAACAACGTTTGAGATTCTCTATCTCTTCCTGAAGATCTTTACATTCACAGCATTTCGATTTCAGCCTTTTGTCGACATCACATAATTCAGTACTCTAAATTAGAGATTTCTATTAACGTAGCTCTTTAATTGGCACTTAAGACTTGAGGTAAAATTTCTTCATCTGTACATTGGAAATAATACCGACTAATGAGAGAAATATGTAGCTAAATACCTTTGAAGAGAATTTCTTCTCAGTTTCCTCAATTTTAGATTTCTGCTTCGCACAAATGCTCGTCAGCTCTGTTATTTTGTTCTTCTGTTCCTTCACTGTGTTCGTTAATTCCACGATTCTCGTGTTCAATTCGTTTTTCTCATTAGTCAATGAACTTTCCGTCTCCTTAATCATGCTCCTCCATTTCTGGACCTCATTAGCAATTTCCGAGCTCTTCCTCTCCTCCCTCTCCTCCACAGACTTTAATTTATCCGTCAAGCCCTCACTTTCGCGTCTTAAGGATTTCTTTTCGATCGCCAACTGTGAGATTTTCTCCTTCAACTCCTCGCACTCGCGTTTCATGGATTTATTCTCAGCTGTGAGTTTTGAAATTTGTTCCTTCAAATCCTTACATTCACGTTCTGTGGATTTATGTTCAGTCGTAAGCATCGACAGTTGCTCCTGCGATTGTGAATAAGAACTGCATCAGTGCGTCACAGGGGAAAAGCAGGTATTACTTTTATTAAGTATTTACCTACTTGGAGAGAAGACACCTGACCCAACAAATCAGCTCTGCTAGTCTCCAGAGTTTCTTTTTCACttcttaaaatattaaaatttttctccaaatcgTCTTGGTTATGATTTTCACCGAAAATTTCCTTTCGCGGCTGGCCGAATGTAACTTTCCCTGAAGAAGCCGCATTCTCGGCAATTCCAGGGTTACTGGCATGCGGCT
This genomic interval from Diachasmimorpha longicaudata isolate KC_UGA_2023 chromosome 4, iyDiaLong2, whole genome shotgun sequence contains the following:
- the LOC135161556 gene encoding myosin heavy chain, skeletal muscle-like, producing the protein MEQMSVNNRSPSRIPRMNCQCGHHRVTIPCPATADPKLKPKCCYCKKNRPDRAKSSEKYFAAHDESTAEEPHASNPGIAENAASSGKVTFGQPRKEIFGENHNQDDLEKNFNILRSEKETLETSRADLLGQVSSLQEQLSMLTTEHKSTERECKDLKEQISKLTAENKSMKRECEELKEKISQLAIEKKSLRRESEGLTDKLKSVEEREERKSSEIANEVQKWRSMIKETESSLTNEKNELNTRIVELTNTVKEQKNKITELTSICAKQKSKIEETEKKFSSKSTELCDVDKRLKSKCCECKDLQEEIENLKRCLNEESKAADSFKKETDHCKEDCRCELLTKEKIIENLREKIKKIKTMINDHEKKSQQAAREYESLSDELYSIKKENNELKMIVEGTVQDSDSKECHQCRILREQVKCLAERKQQALIAARYTAKKLCETTDEFESQLSSEIQQHEFLMSILKQKDQEIECLKKEIRYLRLCK